The genomic segment GCGCGCTCGGCCGCGTACAGGTGCCGTGGCCCGTCAACCTCGTCCTGCTCGACGTGGCCCAGGACCCGGTCGGCGACTGGATGGTGGAGAAGGTGCGGCCGTTCTTCCAGTGAGCCGTTCTGCCGGTGCACTGTTCTGCTGGTGCACTGTTCTGGCGGTGAACCGTTCTGGCGGTGCACTGTTCCGCCGGCGGACGATTCTGCCGGTGAACCGTTCTCCGTCGAGCTGTACTCCCCGTGAACCGTTCTGCCGGTTGGCCGTTCATCCCGTGGGGCGGAGAGCGGCCGTCCCGTACGGGCCGGCCGGCCTTCTCCGGGGGCGGGTTGCGGGCCCGCCGTTGTCCGGCATGTCGGGTGGTGGCGTCAAGTCGGTGTCAGTAAGGGCGCATAAGCTGGTTTGATGGCGAGGTCGCTCCCGCGCGCCCGGGGGCGTCCGCGCGACACGGTGAATCGACGAGGGGCGGGACCCAGGGTGAGTGCGTCAGGCACGGCGGCGGCCGGGCAGGTCGAACACATGCTGCGCCAGGTGGCCCCCGGGCGCTTCGACACCTACGAGGAGCTGCTGAAGGCTCTGTCGGACGGCCAGGTCTGGATGCTGCTCTGGCACGGCACGGCCGGCTCCCCGGACGCCCAGTACGGCAACATCGGGGTGGACGGCCTCGGTTACGCCCCCTGCGTGACCTCTCCTCAGGAGCTCGCGGCCAGCGGCTGGAACCGCGCCCACGAGGTGATCACCGGCCGGGAGATCGCCCGCTCGCTCTTCCCCGACCACTGGGGGATCTGGCTCAACCCGCACACCCCCGGCGGCGGCGTCGGCATCCCCTGGCTGGACCTGCGCCGGATCGCCACCGGCCTCGACCGGCTGCCCGCGGGACCGCTCACCCTCTCCGAACCGGCCGTCGAGATCCCGCAGTTCTACGCGCTGCTGTCGCAGAACGCCCACCGCACCCCGGCGATCCGCTCGCTGCGCCGCGCCTGGGTGCAGCCGGCGCTCGGCGCCCCGTACCTCGCCATCGGCCTCGACCTCTACGACACCGGACGGGCCGCCGTCGAGTCGGCCCGCGCGATGATGGGGCAGACGATCGGCGCCGTCCCGGACGGGCTCCCCGTCTCCACGGTCGCGATGTCCGACGACTACGACCCGGTCGCCATGTGGCTGCGGGCCAACGCCCGCCCGTTCTACGACCGGGAGGCCCACGCGGCTCCCGCGCAGGCCCCGCTCACCGGCGGCTACGGCTACCCGCAGCGCGGGGCGTACTGAGCGGGACGCGCCGCCGGTCCGCAGCCGGCCGAGCCGGACGTACTGGGCGGGAGGCGCCGCCGATCCGGAAGTGGCCGACCCGGCAGCGGCTCATCCGGCGGTGACCGATCCGGCGGCAACTGTGCCGGACGTAAGGGTCGGTGTGACCTCCCGGTCCAGGGAGCGGGCCGAGCGCCGACCGTGTCCTCTCCCGTCCCCCGGCTCGACGCCGTTGTGACCGCTTTTCCTCCCGGTCGTGCCGACCGACCGTCATGTCCGCTTGGCGGTTTCCGGGTGGTGAACGTGGAACTCGTCGGCCCCTGTGCCCATATGTGCGTCGAGCGCCTCCCGTTCGCGGGGTGTAACCCGGTGTTCGGATAACGGAAGCCCCAGGACAGCATCACGGTTGCGCATACTTTCCCCGTCAGCTCTGGCAACTGATCGCGTGCACGCTGAAGACTCCCGTGTCATGCATGGGGTCGCCGATTCCGTGAGCGAGTGCACGACGAAGTTCAGCTGCTCAGCGGGGTCGCATCATCTGCGGCACTGGGCATTCTCTTAGGCAAGGCGAGCCGTCTACAGCGGCGTTGCAGAGGCCGGTGATCACCGGCTGGAAGGGTCAGGGCGCTGTGACCGCACCGATCGAGACCACCGGGGCGGCTGCCGGGGCGCAGCCGGAGGCTGTGCTCGACGAGGGCATCAAGTCCCAGGAAATCGTGGGGCGTTCCCTCGGGCGTATCGCCTGGATCCGCTTCAAACGGGATAAAATCGCCGTCGTCGGTGGTGTCGTCGTCGTTCTGCTGATCGTGATCGCCGCCCTGTCCAGGCCGCTCCAGTCCTTGCTGGACCTCGATCCGAACGCCTTCCACCAGGACCTGATCGACAGCAACACCTCGCTGCCCAAGGGCGGATTCGGCGGCATGAGCCTCGATCATCCGCTCGGTGTGGAGCCGAAGTTCGGGCGGGACATCCTCGCCCGCATCCTGGAAGGCTCCTGGGTGTCCCTGGTGGTCGCGTTCGGCGCCACCGTCCTCTCGAACGTCATCGGCACCATCCTCGGCGTGGTGGCCGGGTACTACGGCGGGCGGGTCGACTCCGTCATCAGCCGTCTGATGGACACCTTCCTCGCCTTCCCGCTCCTGCTGTTCGCCATCGCCATCTCCGCGACGCTGCAGGGCGGCGCCTTCGGGCTCGACGGGCTGCCGCTCCACATCTGCGTGCTGATCTTCGTCATCGGCTTCTTCAACTGGCCCTATCTGGGGCGGATCGTCCGGGGGCAGACGCTGGCCCTGCGCGAGCGCGAGTTCGTGGACGCGTCCCGCGGCATGGGAGCCGGCGGCCCCTACATCCTCTTCCGGGAGCTGCTGCCCAACCTGGTCGGCCCGATCATCGTCTACTCGACGCTGCTCATCCCGACCAACATCATTTTCGAGGCCTCGCTCAGCTTCCTGGGCGTCGGCATCCAGCCGCCCCAGGCGTCGTGGGGCGGCATGCTCAACCAGGCGGTCGACTACTTCCAGATCGATCCCCAGTACATGGTCGTGCCGGGCCTTGCCATCTTCGTCACCGTGCTCGCGTTCAACCTGCTCGGTGACGGTCTCCGCGACGCTCTCGATCCGCGCAGCCGCTGACTCCGTCCGCGCAGAGAGCTCCACAAGTTTCCGACAATGGAGGGGATTCCGACCATCATGCGAAGGTCATCACTTGCCGCTGTTGCGGCCCTGGGCAGCGTGACCCTGCTGCTCGCCGGCTGCAGCAAGGCAGACGACGGAAAGAGCGACGGCGAGACCAAGTCCGCCGGCGCGGACGCCGCGACGAAGGATGTCGTCAACGCCTCCACCGAGAAGGGTGGCACGGTCACCTACGCGATGTCGGACGTCCCGGACTCGTTCGACCCGGGCAACACCTACTACGCGTACATGTACAACTTCAGCCGGCTGTACGCCCGCCCGCTGATGACCTTCAAGCCGGACGCCGGCGAGAAGGGCAACACGCTCGTCCCCGACCTCGCCTCCGCTCCGGGTACCCAGAGCGACGGCGGCAAGACCTGGACGTACAAGCTGCGCGCGGGCCTCAAGTACGAGGACGGCTCGCCGATCACGTCCAAGGACGTCAAGTACGCCGTCGAGCGCTCGAACTTCGCGCGTGACGTCCTCTCGCTCGGCCCCAACTACTTCCAGCAGTTCATGCAGGACGGCGACAAGTACCAGGGCCCGTACAAGGACAAGAGCGCCGAGGGCCTCAAGTCCATCGAGACGCCGGACGACACCACCGTCGTCTTCCACCTGAACAGGGCCTTCCAGGAGTTCGACTACCTGGTCGCCACGCCGCAGACGGCCCCGGTCCCGCAGGCCAAGGACACCGGCGTCGACTACGTCAAGAAGATCGTGTCCTCCGGCTCGTACAAGTTCCAGAGCTACACCGAGGGCAAGCAGGCCGTCCTCGTGCGCAACGAGAACTGGGACGCCAAGACCGACCCGCTGCGCAAGCAGTACCCGGACAAGATCGTCGTCAACCTGAAGGTCAACCAGTCGACGATCGACCAGGACCTCCAGTCCGGCGACACGCTGGTCGACCTCCAGGGCAAGGGCGTCGAGACCCAGACCCAGGCGCAGCTGGTCAGCGACCCGAAGAAGAAGGCGAACACCGACAACACCTACGGTGGCCGCCTGGTCTACGCGGCGATCAACACCAAGGTGAAGCCGTTCGACAACGTCGAGTGCCGCAAGGCCGTTCAGTACGCCATCGACAAGGTCTCCGTGCAGACCGCCGAGGGCGGCAGCATCCGCGGTGACATCGCCACCACCGTCCTCCCGCCGGACATCACCGGTTACGAGAAGGCGGACGTGTACGCGACCGACGGCAGCAAGGGCGACGAGGCGAAGGCCAAGGAGCACCTGAAGGCCTGCGGCCAGGACAAGGTCACGACCAGCATCACCGCGCGCAGCGACCGTCAGGAAGAGGTCGACGCGGCCACGGCGATCATCGCGTCGCTGAAGAAGGTCGGCATCGACGCCTCCCTGAAGCAGTACCCGTCGGGCAAGTACTTCACCGACTACGCCGGTGTCCCCGCGTTCGACGCGAAGAACAACGTCGGCATCATGATGATGCAGTGGGGCGCCGACTGGCCGTCCGGCTACGGCTTCCTGCAGCAGATCCTGAACAGCGAGGCGATCGGCAAGTCCGGCAACACCAACCTCTCGCAGTTCGAGAACAAGACGGTCGACGCGAAGCTCGCGCAGGCCATCGCCTCGCCCGACATCGCCGAGCGCAACCGGCTGTACGCGGAGGTCGACAAGACCGCCATGGACGAGGCCGTCCTCGTTCCGCTGACCTACTTCAAGGTCCTGCTGTACCGCTCCCCGTACGCCACCAACCTGGTGTCCACGGCGGCCTTCAGCGGTGAGTACGACTACCTCAACATCGGCACGACCAAGAAGTAGCAGCCCCGGAAGGCAGGTGAAGGCATTGGTTGCCGCAGGCCGAGAGGCCTGCGGCAACCGGCGCCGATCCCCGTGATCTCGTACATCCTCCGCCGGACGGTCGCGGCAGTGGTCCTGCTGCTGGTCGTCACGGCGGTCACCTTTGGCATCTTCTTCCTGCTGCCCAGGCTCGCCGGCCAGACCCCCGACCAGCTGGCGCAGCAGTACATCGGCAAGAGCCCCACGGCCGCGGACATCGCGGCGGTCAAGCACAACCTCGGCCTGGACCAGCCCGTCTACCTCCAGTACTGGCACTTCATCAAGGGGATCGTCAGCGGCGCCACCTACGACCTCGGCCCCACCACGGCGCACTGCGGCGCGCCGTGCTTCGGCTACTCCTTCAAGAACCACATCGAGGTCTGGCCGGAGCTCACCTCGCGTCTTCCGGTGACGCTGTCGCTCGCCGCGGGCGCGGCGGTGATCTGGCTGGTCTCCGGCGTCACGGTCGGAGTGGTCTCCGCGCTGAAGCCGGGCTCGTTCTTCGACCGCACCTTCATGGGTGTCGCCCTCGCGGGTGTCTCGCTGCCCATGTTCTTCACCGGCCAGCTGGCACTGCTGCTCTTCACCTACCAGTGGCCGATCTTCGGCCGGACGTACGTCCCGATCACCGAGAACCCGGCGCAGTGGGCCAACACCCTCATTCCGGCCTGGTGTTCACTGGCGCTCCTGTACTCCGCCGTCTACGCCCGGCTCACCCGTTCGGGGATGCTGGAGACGATGAACGAGGACTTCATCCGCACGGCCCGCTCCAAGGGCCTGTCCGAGCGTGCGGTGGTCACCCGGCACGGCCTGCGCGCCGCGCTCACCCCGATCATCACCGTCTTCGGCATGGACCTCGGCCTGCTCCTCGGCGGCGCGCTGATCACCGAGCGGGTGTTCTCCCTGCACGGCATCGGCGAGTACGCGGTGCAGGCCATCACCGACAACGACCTGCCGCCGGTCCTCGGCGTGACCCTGCTCGCCGCGTTCTTCGTCGTGCTCTGCAATCTCCTGGTGGACCTTCTCTACGCCGCCGCCGACCCGCGGGTGAGGCTCTCGTGACCGAACTGTCCAAGACCGGCGCCGCAGTGGGCGACCCGGTGCCCGCGGCCGGATCGGCGGCACCGACCGCCTTCCTCGAAGTGCGCGACCTCAAGGTGCACTTCCCGACCGACGACGGCCTGGTCAAGTCCGTCGACGGGCTCAGCTTCCGCCTGGAGAGGGGCCAGACCCTCTCCATCGTGGGCGAGTCCGGCTCCGGCAAGTCCGTGACCTCCCTGGCCATCATGGGCCTGCACCGGCTCGGCGCCCGGGGCAAGAACGTGCGGATGAGCGGTGAGATCTGGCTGGACGGCAAGGAGCTGATCGGCGCCGCCCCGAACGAGGTCCGCCGGCTGCGCGGCCGCGACATGGCGATGATCTTCCAGGACCCGCTCTCCGCGATGCACCCGTACTACACGGTCGGCAACCAGATCGTGGAGGCGTACCGCGTCCACAACGACGTGACCAGGAAGGTGGCGCGCAAGCGGGCCGTCGACCTGCTGGACCGGGTAGGCATCCCCGAGCCGGCCAAGCGCGTCGACAGCTACCCGCACGAGTTCTCCGGCGGCATGCGCCAGCGCGCGATGATCGCGATGGCGCTCGCCAACAACCCGCAGCTGCTCATCGCCGACGAGCCCACCACCGCGCTCGACGTCACCGTGCAGGCGCAGATCCTCGACCTCATCCGCGACCTGCAGAAGGAGTTCGACTCCGCGGTCGTCCTCATCACGCACGACCTCGGCGTCGTCGCCGAGATCGCCGACCAGGTCCTCGTGATGTACGGCGGCCGGTGCGTGGAGCGCGGACCGGTGGACGCGATCTTCTCCCAGCCCCAGCACCCGTACACCTGGGGTCTGCTCGGTTCGATGCCGCGCATCGACCGGGAGCAGACCGAGCGTCTCGTCCCCGTCAAGGGCCAGCCGCCGAGCCTCATCAACGTCCCGACGGGCTGCGCGTTCCACCCGCGCTGCCCCTACGCGGACATCCCCAAGGGCGGCATCACCCGTACCGAGCGCCCCGACCTCCAGGTGGTCGGCAGCGGGCACTTCTCCGCCTGCCACCTCCCGACGGAGGACCGCACGCGGATCTGGACCGAAGAGATTGCGCCGAAGCTGTGAGTGAGACGACGAAGACGGACACGGCCGGGGCCGGGCTCCCGCGGCAGGCGAAGGCGGCCGAGGACCGGGAGGTGCTGCTCAAGGTCGAGGGCCTGGTCAAGCACTTCCCGATCAAGAAGGGCATCCTGCAGCGGCAGGTGGCGGCGGTGAAGGCCGTCGACGGCCTCGACTTCGAGGTCCGCAAGGGGGAGACCCTGGGCGTCGTCGGCGAGTCCGGCTGCGGCAAGTCGACCATGGGCCGGGTGATCACCAAGCTGATCGAACCGACCGGCGGGAGGATCGAGTTCGACGGCCGGGACATCACGGACCTGAAGACCGGTGCGATGCGGCCGCTGCGCCGCGACATCCAGATGATCTTCCAGGACCCGTACGGCTCCCTCAACCCGCGCCACACCATCGGCTCCATCGTCTCGGCGCCGTTCAGGCTCCAGGGCGTGACGCCCGAGGGCGGGGTGAAGAAGAAGGTCCAGGACCTCCTGCAACTGGTGGGCCTGAGCCCCGAGCACTTCAACCGCTATCCGCACGAGTTCTCCGGCGGCCAGCGCCAGCGCATCGGGATCGCCCGCGCGCTCGCGCTCAACCCGAAGCTCGTGGTGGCGGACGAGCCGGTCTCGGCGCTCGACGTGTCGATCCAGGCGCAGGTCGTCAACCTCCTCGACGACCTGCAGAACGAGCTGGGTCTCACCTACGTCATCATCGCCCACGACCTCTCGGTGGTCCGGCACGTCTCCGACCGGATCGCGGTCATGTACCTCGGCAAGATCGTGGAGCTGGCCGACCGCGACTCGCTCTACAAGGCGCCGATGCACCCGTACACCAAGGCGCTGCTCTCCGCGGTGCCCGTACCGGACCCGAAGCGCCGGGCGGCCAGGAGCGAGCGCATCCTGCTCAAGGGCGACGTGCCCTCGCCGATCTCGCCGCCGAGCGGCTGCCGCTTCCACACCCGCTGCTGGAAGGCGACGGAGGCGTGCACCACGGTGGAACCGCCGCTGATCACGCTGAAGACCGGACACCAGGTCGCCTGCCACCACCCGGAGAACGCGCCGGACCAGGCTCCCGGCGAGACCGTACTGCCGCAGGCGCGCGAGGCGATCGTGGCCACCACGCCGAAGGGCACGGAGCCGGAGACGGACGCGCCGAAGGCTCCGCAGGCACCCGCCGGGGACACCGGTACTCCGAAGGCGCCCGGGGACGCCGAGGCCGCGGAGGACGGCCCGAAGGGGTAGGACCGGCACAATTGGCCGGTGCTCACCGAACTGTTCACGCCCTCCGTCCAGCACGCGCTCGATGTCGTCGGGATCTTCTTCTTCGCGATCTCCGGCGCTCTGCTCGCCGTACGCAAGAACTTCGATGTCTTCGGCATCGCCGTTCTCGCCGAGGTGACCGCGCTGGGCGGAGGGCTCTTCCGTGACGTGATCATCGGGGCGGTGCCGCCGGCCGCCTTCACCGACCTCGGCTACTTCCTCACCCCGCTGATCGCGGCCGTCCTGGTCTTCTTCCTCCACCCGCACGTCGAACGCATCCAGGTCGGCGTCAACGTCTTCGACGCGGCGGGACTCGGCCTCTTCGCCGTGAGCGGCACGATCAAGGCGTACGACTACGGGCTCGGGCTGACCGCCTCCGTCGCGCTCGGGCTCGCCACGGCGGTCGGCGGCGGTGTCCTGCGGGACGTCCTGGCCAACGAGGTGCCCTCGCTGCTGCGCTGGGACCGCGACCTGTACGCGGTGCCGGCGCTCGTCGGGGCCTCGATGGTCGCGCTCTGCATCCAGTTCGACGCCCTGAACGGCTGGTCCACCGGCTTCGCGGTCGTCACCGGGTCCGCCCTGCGGCTGCTGGCGATGCGGTTCCACTGGCGGGCACCGCGCGCGTACAACCGCCGATCGGCGAGCGGCGAGGAGGGGGCGGCGGCCACCTGAGGGCCGGGCCCGGCTCCCGCGCGGGAGTCTGCCCGAACCCGAAAAAAGCTACCGCTCAGTAACGCTCGGGTGTAGCGTGCTGGCATGGCACAGGCAGCAGCGCACCCGGTACCGACCGGGCAGACGACCTCGGAGCGGGCGACCTCGGAACGGGCGCCCCAGGGACCGGCGACCCTCGTACGGGCGGCCGTCGGGGAGAGCGAGTTCGACCGGGACACCGCGGTCGTCCGGCGCGAGGAAGGCGTCTACGACGCGGAGCTCTCCGCGGGGTGGACCATCATCCACGCGGTCAACGGCGGCTATCTGCTGGCCCTCCTCGGCCGTGCCCTCGGCGACGCGCTCCCGCACCCCGACCCGTTCTCGGTCACCGCGCACTACCTCACCGCCTCCGTACCCGGCCCCGCCGTCGTCCGTACCGAGGTCGTCCGCGCCGGGCGCACCCTCTCCACCGGCCAGGCGACCCTCTACCAGCAGGACGAGGACGGCAGCGAGGTCGCCCGCATCCGGGTGCTCGCCACCTACGGCGACCTCGACGCCCTCACCGACGAGGTCCGCACCACCGCCCTCCCGCCGGCGATCCCGCCGCTCGACCAGTGCCTCGGCACCGAAGCGGGCGGCGACGTGATCCCCGGCAGCTCCGCCATCACCGAGCGGCTCGACATCCGGCTCGACCCCGCGACGGTCGGCTGGGCCCTCGGCAAGCCGTCCGGCAAGGGCGAGATGCGCGGCTGGTTCGGCCTGGCGGACGGCCGCGACCCGGACCCGCTCTCCGTACTGCTCGCCGTCGACGCGCTGCCGCCGACCTCGTTCGAGCTGGGTCTCAAGGGGTGGACCCCCACCGTCGAACTCACCGTCCACGTCCGCTGCCGCCCGGCCCCGGGCCCGCTGCGCGTCGCCATCACCACCCGCAACCTCGCGGGCGGCTTCCTGGAGGAGGACGCCGAGGTCTGGGACAGCGCGGACCGGCTCGTCGCCCAGTCCCGCCAGCTCGCCCGGGCACCGCGGGGCTGAGCCCGCGGCCCACGGAGCGCGATCCCTGGCGTTCGATCCGCGGCGCCTTCCCGACCCGCTCTCCGACCCGTTTCCCGACCCATTTCCGACCCGCTTCCCGACCCGTCCGGTGGACCGCCGGACGGGTCCTGTGCTGTCCGGGGCCGGGCCTGCCCCTCGGACACGGCCTGCCGCCGGACCGGCGCCCGGGGGAGCGGCGGTGACCGGCACCGGCCCTGACGTGCCGTTTGCTCCCGACGGCCGCCGGGTACCCGGACTCAGCGCCGAGCGGCGGGCCGACGGAGCCGCACCCCAGGGAGGCAATGCCCATGAGCCACAGCGACGGAACGGGTCTCGGGACCATCACCACGAAGGTCCCGGCCCGCCTGGACCGACTGCCCTGGTCACGATGGCACTGGATGATCGTGATCGGCCTCGGGACGGTCTGGATCCTGGACGGTCTGGAAGTGACCGTCGTCGGGAACATCGCCAGCCGCCTCTCCGAGGACGGCAGCGGACTGCCGATCACCGACGCCCAGGTCACCGGGCTCGCGGCGGCCCTCTACGTCGCCGGGGCGTGTTCCGGCGCCCTCTTCTTCGGCTGGCTCACCGACCGCTTCGGCCGCAAGAAGCTGTTCCTGGTCACCCTCGCGGTCTACCTCGCCGCCACCGCGCTGACCGCCGTCTCCTTCTCCGTCTGGTGGTTCTTCCTCTTCCGCTTCCTCACCGGCTTCGGCATCGGCGGCGAGTACGCGGCCATCAACTCCGCCATCGACGAGCTGATCCCGAGCAAGTACCGGGGCCGCGTCGACCTGATCATCAACGGCAGCTACTGGCTGGGCGCGATGGGCGGCGCGCTGCTCTCCGTACTCGCGCTGAACACCGACATCTTCCCGAAGAACATCGGCTGGCGGCTCACCTTCGCCCTCGGTGTGGTCCTCGGCCTGGTCATCCTGCTGGTCCGCCGGCACGTACCCGAGAGCCCCCGGTGGATGTTCATCCACGGTCACTCCGAAGGCGCCGAACGCATCGTCGACGAGGCGGAGAAGGCGATCGAGGAGGAGAAGGGCCGCCCGCTCCCGGAGGCCGGGACCGCGATCACCATCGAACAGCGGCGCAGCATCGGCTTCGTGGAGATCGCCCGCACCCTCTTCCGCGACTACCCGAAGCGCGCGACGCTCGGCTTCTCGCTCTTCATCGGCCAGGCGTTCCTGTACAACGCCATCACCTTCGGGTTCGGCTCGATCCTGGTGAAGTTCTTCGACGTCTCCAGCGGGACGACCGGGTACTTCTTCGCCGTCATCGCCTTCGGCAACTTCCTCGGCCCGCTGCTGCTCGGCCGGCTCTTCGACACCTGGGGCCGCCGCCCGATGATCGCGGGGACCTACATCCTCTCCGGCGCGCTGCTCTTCGGCACCGCCGCGCTGTTCGGCGCCGGGGTGCTCACCGCCACCACCATGACCGTCTGCTGGTGCGTGGTGCTGTTCTTCGCCTCGGCCGGGGCGAGTTCGGCCTATCTGACGGTCAGCGAGATCTTCCCGATGGAGACCCGGGCGATGGCGATCGCCTTCTTCTACGCCATCGGTACGGCCGCGGGCGGCATCTCCGGGCCCCTGATCTTCTCCGGGCTCACGGCCAGCGGGGTCGTGGGGGACGCGGTCCTCGCGTTCTGCATCGGGGCGGGGCTGATGGTGATCGCCGGGCTGGTCGCGGTGTTCTTCGCGGTGCCCGCCGAGCAAAAGTCGCTGGAGGACATCGCCACCCCGCTCTCGGCGAGTGAAGCCCCCTGACGGTCGAGCGTGGACACCGCTCGGCCAGGATCAGGCGTCGTCCGGTGCGTCGTCCGGTGCGCCGTCCGGTGCGTCGGACAGCAGCCGGGCCGCCGGTGGCAGCGGTCCGTGCCGAGGGCCGGCCGCCAGCGCCTGGATCGCCAGGGCCGCGAAGCGCCGGGAGGCCGCGACCTGGGTGTCGGCCGATCTCGCGCGGATCCCCTTGTTGGCCATGAGGAAGAGGACGAGGTCGTCCAGGACGAAGTCGGACCGCAGACGCCCCGCGTCCTTGGCCCGCCGGGCCAGTCCGGCGACCGCTTCCACCGTGTACGCGCGGCCCGCGAGGTCCGGCGCCCCCGGGAAGGCCGACAGGAAGGCATCACCGAAACCCCGGTCCCGCGCGTGCAGTTCGCAGATCTTCTCGATCACCAGGCAGAGGCCACGCCACGGATCGGGATCGGCGCACCCCTCGTCGACGATGGTGCGGCACGCGCGCAGCTGGTCCGCGAAGGCCTCGGTGGCCAGTGCCTGCTTGGTCGGGAAATGGCGGTACAGCGTGGCCGGTCCGACCCCCGCGCGCCGCGCGATCTCCCGCAACGGCACGTCCAGGCCGTCGGCGGAGAAGAGTGCCCGGGCCGCGTCGAGGACGCGCTCGCGGTTGTCCAGCGCGTCGGAACGCAGGGTGTGAGGCAAACGGTCGGCCATGCTCTCACTTTAGCCAAACGGACGGGGGCGTCCGTTAGCGTCGGTCCGAGAACAGAGGTCGGCACGGTCGGTACGGGAGCGGGGAGACGGCGTTGAAGGCCATAGTGATCCAGAGGTTCGGAGGCCCGGAGGGACTGGCCGTGGTCGACCTGCCGCCTCCCGTACCCGCTGCCGGGCAGGTGGTGATCGCCACCGAGGCCGTGGGCGTGGGCGGTGTCGACACCGTGATCCGGAGCGGGGCTCTGGCCGCCTACGGCTTCGAGGAGGGCCACGTCCCGGGCGGCGAGGTGGCGGGCACCGTGACCGTGGTCGGTGACGGCGTCGACGCCTCGTGGATCGGCGAGCGGGTCTGGGCCTCCACCGGCACCGGCGGAGGCTACGTCGAGCAGGCACTCGCCCCTGTCGAGGAGATCGTTCCCCTGCCCGCGAGCCTGTCCGCGGTCGACGCGGTGACTCTCGGCAGCGCCGGAGTGGTGGCCCACTTCGGGCTCCGGCACGCCCACTTCGCTCCCGGGGAGACCGTCCTGGTGCGCGGTGCGGCCGGCAGCATCGGGATCATGGCCGTGCAACTCGCCGCTCGCC from the Streptomyces sp. NBC_01335 genome contains:
- a CDS encoding ABC transporter permease, which gives rise to MISYILRRTVAAVVLLLVVTAVTFGIFFLLPRLAGQTPDQLAQQYIGKSPTAADIAAVKHNLGLDQPVYLQYWHFIKGIVSGATYDLGPTTAHCGAPCFGYSFKNHIEVWPELTSRLPVTLSLAAGAAVIWLVSGVTVGVVSALKPGSFFDRTFMGVALAGVSLPMFFTGQLALLLFTYQWPIFGRTYVPITENPAQWANTLIPAWCSLALLYSAVYARLTRSGMLETMNEDFIRTARSKGLSERAVVTRHGLRAALTPIITVFGMDLGLLLGGALITERVFSLHGIGEYAVQAITDNDLPPVLGVTLLAAFFVVLCNLLVDLLYAAADPRVRLS
- a CDS encoding ABC transporter ATP-binding protein, with translation MSETTKTDTAGAGLPRQAKAAEDREVLLKVEGLVKHFPIKKGILQRQVAAVKAVDGLDFEVRKGETLGVVGESGCGKSTMGRVITKLIEPTGGRIEFDGRDITDLKTGAMRPLRRDIQMIFQDPYGSLNPRHTIGSIVSAPFRLQGVTPEGGVKKKVQDLLQLVGLSPEHFNRYPHEFSGGQRQRIGIARALALNPKLVVADEPVSALDVSIQAQVVNLLDDLQNELGLTYVIIAHDLSVVRHVSDRIAVMYLGKIVELADRDSLYKAPMHPYTKALLSAVPVPDPKRRAARSERILLKGDVPSPISPPSGCRFHTRCWKATEACTTVEPPLITLKTGHQVACHHPENAPDQAPGETVLPQAREAIVATTPKGTEPETDAPKAPQAPAGDTGTPKAPGDAEAAEDGPKG
- a CDS encoding ABC transporter ATP-binding protein; translated protein: MTELSKTGAAVGDPVPAAGSAAPTAFLEVRDLKVHFPTDDGLVKSVDGLSFRLERGQTLSIVGESGSGKSVTSLAIMGLHRLGARGKNVRMSGEIWLDGKELIGAAPNEVRRLRGRDMAMIFQDPLSAMHPYYTVGNQIVEAYRVHNDVTRKVARKRAVDLLDRVGIPEPAKRVDSYPHEFSGGMRQRAMIAMALANNPQLLIADEPTTALDVTVQAQILDLIRDLQKEFDSAVVLITHDLGVVAEIADQVLVMYGGRCVERGPVDAIFSQPQHPYTWGLLGSMPRIDREQTERLVPVKGQPPSLINVPTGCAFHPRCPYADIPKGGITRTERPDLQVVGSGHFSACHLPTEDRTRIWTEEIAPKL
- a CDS encoding enhanced serine sensitivity protein SseB C-terminal domain-containing protein is translated as MSASGTAAAGQVEHMLRQVAPGRFDTYEELLKALSDGQVWMLLWHGTAGSPDAQYGNIGVDGLGYAPCVTSPQELAASGWNRAHEVITGREIARSLFPDHWGIWLNPHTPGGGVGIPWLDLRRIATGLDRLPAGPLTLSEPAVEIPQFYALLSQNAHRTPAIRSLRRAWVQPALGAPYLAIGLDLYDTGRAAVESARAMMGQTIGAVPDGLPVSTVAMSDDYDPVAMWLRANARPFYDREAHAAPAQAPLTGGYGYPQRGAY
- a CDS encoding trimeric intracellular cation channel family protein, encoding MLTELFTPSVQHALDVVGIFFFAISGALLAVRKNFDVFGIAVLAEVTALGGGLFRDVIIGAVPPAAFTDLGYFLTPLIAAVLVFFLHPHVERIQVGVNVFDAAGLGLFAVSGTIKAYDYGLGLTASVALGLATAVGGGVLRDVLANEVPSLLRWDRDLYAVPALVGASMVALCIQFDALNGWSTGFAVVTGSALRLLAMRFHWRAPRAYNRRSASGEEGAAAT
- a CDS encoding ABC transporter substrate-binding protein, which gives rise to MRRSSLAAVAALGSVTLLLAGCSKADDGKSDGETKSAGADAATKDVVNASTEKGGTVTYAMSDVPDSFDPGNTYYAYMYNFSRLYARPLMTFKPDAGEKGNTLVPDLASAPGTQSDGGKTWTYKLRAGLKYEDGSPITSKDVKYAVERSNFARDVLSLGPNYFQQFMQDGDKYQGPYKDKSAEGLKSIETPDDTTVVFHLNRAFQEFDYLVATPQTAPVPQAKDTGVDYVKKIVSSGSYKFQSYTEGKQAVLVRNENWDAKTDPLRKQYPDKIVVNLKVNQSTIDQDLQSGDTLVDLQGKGVETQTQAQLVSDPKKKANTDNTYGGRLVYAAINTKVKPFDNVECRKAVQYAIDKVSVQTAEGGSIRGDIATTVLPPDITGYEKADVYATDGSKGDEAKAKEHLKACGQDKVTTSITARSDRQEEVDAATAIIASLKKVGIDASLKQYPSGKYFTDYAGVPAFDAKNNVGIMMMQWGADWPSGYGFLQQILNSEAIGKSGNTNLSQFENKTVDAKLAQAIASPDIAERNRLYAEVDKTAMDEAVLVPLTYFKVLLYRSPYATNLVSTAAFSGEYDYLNIGTTKK
- a CDS encoding ABC transporter permease; this translates as MTAPIETTGAAAGAQPEAVLDEGIKSQEIVGRSLGRIAWIRFKRDKIAVVGGVVVVLLIVIAALSRPLQSLLDLDPNAFHQDLIDSNTSLPKGGFGGMSLDHPLGVEPKFGRDILARILEGSWVSLVVAFGATVLSNVIGTILGVVAGYYGGRVDSVISRLMDTFLAFPLLLFAIAISATLQGGAFGLDGLPLHICVLIFVIGFFNWPYLGRIVRGQTLALREREFVDASRGMGAGGPYILFRELLPNLVGPIIVYSTLLIPTNIIFEASLSFLGVGIQPPQASWGGMLNQAVDYFQIDPQYMVVPGLAIFVTVLAFNLLGDGLRDALDPRSR